In Sulfitobacter albidus, the following proteins share a genomic window:
- a CDS encoding ABC transporter permease, whose protein sequence is MHPVLKLIAQRVALGILLLLAVSVLIFAGTMMLPGDVAQQILGQSATPQALENLRAELGLNEPPVTRYFNWLGGILTGDLGTALTNGRDIAESISSRLGNTLFLAFWAALISVPLAIFLGLLAVRYKDRWPDKLISAVTLTTISIPEFMIGYILIYFLAIQLGWFPSVALFNESMNLWQKLNAIAIPVIVLTFVVLAHMMRMTRAAILNVMQSAYIETAELKGLRMLTVIRKHAFPNAIAPIVNVVMINLAYLVVGVVVVEVVFAYPGMGQYLVDHVAKRDVPVVQACGLIFAAVYIGLNLIADIVSIVSNPRLRHPK, encoded by the coding sequence ATGCACCCTGTTCTAAAACTCATTGCCCAGCGCGTCGCGCTGGGCATCCTTCTGCTTCTGGCGGTCTCGGTCCTGATCTTTGCGGGCACCATGATGCTGCCGGGCGATGTCGCCCAGCAGATCCTTGGCCAGTCGGCCACCCCGCAGGCGCTTGAAAACCTGCGCGCCGAACTGGGGCTGAACGAGCCACCGGTGACGCGCTATTTCAACTGGCTTGGCGGTATTCTGACCGGCGATCTGGGCACCGCGCTGACCAACGGGCGCGACATCGCCGAAAGCATCTCCTCGCGCCTCGGCAATACCCTGTTTCTGGCCTTCTGGGCCGCGCTGATTTCCGTACCGCTCGCGATCTTTCTGGGCCTGCTCGCCGTGCGCTACAAGGACCGCTGGCCGGACAAGCTGATCTCGGCCGTGACGCTGACGACGATTTCGATCCCCGAATTCATGATCGGCTACATCCTGATCTATTTCCTCGCGATCCAGCTGGGCTGGTTCCCGTCGGTCGCACTTTTCAACGAGTCGATGAACCTGTGGCAAAAGCTCAACGCCATCGCGATCCCGGTGATCGTGCTGACCTTTGTCGTGTTGGCGCATATGATGCGCATGACCCGCGCCGCGATCCTGAACGTCATGCAATCCGCCTACATCGAGACGGCAGAGCTCAAGGGGCTGCGCATGCTGACCGTGATCCGCAAGCACGCCTTTCCCAACGCCATCGCCCCCATCGTCAACGTGGTGATGATCAACCTCGCTTATCTGGTGGTGGGCGTCGTGGTGGTCGAGGTCGTCTTTGCCTATCCCGGCATGGGCCAATACCTCGTCGATCACGTGGCCAAGCGTGACGTGCCGGTGGTGCAGGCCTGCGGCCTGATCTTTGCCGCCGTCTACATCGGTCTGAACCTGATCGCCGACATCGTCTCCATCGTAAGCAACCCCCGCCTGAGGCATCCCAAATGA
- a CDS encoding HlyD family type I secretion periplasmic adaptor subunit encodes MTDGFDTQMSRQMRGPSYVVWLSAGAVLVAVLWAAVAWVDEIVRAEGSMISSSRPQIIQNLEGGILAELAVGEGDIVSRGATLARLHSTGFQSAVDDLRDQISAFEIRRLRLEAEMEGDADFDVPDQWARRTPDIVASESALLAARQTDFRASVDGAKQVLVQATRERDLMDNLLENKIVSLIEATRARKAYADAKIRYDEVVTKTELERAQEYSDVLKELSTLRQNLRASTDQLERTTLKSPMRGIVNNLAVTTIGGVVRPGEEILQIIPLDEELFVEARVRPEDIAGVRRGQAATVKLSAYDYTIYGTLKGEVTLISADTFKDERARDPDGDPHYKVTLAVDTSALTPRQESLELRPGMQASVELHTGSKTILQYLLKPLYKSKEAFREP; translated from the coding sequence ATGACCGACGGATTTGACACGCAGATGAGCCGCCAGATGCGCGGGCCGTCCTATGTGGTGTGGCTGAGCGCCGGGGCGGTGCTGGTCGCGGTCCTTTGGGCCGCCGTGGCTTGGGTGGATGAGATCGTGCGCGCCGAAGGCTCGATGATCTCAAGCTCGCGGCCGCAGATCATCCAGAACCTCGAAGGCGGTATCCTGGCCGAGCTTGCGGTGGGCGAGGGCGATATCGTGAGCCGGGGCGCCACGCTGGCGCGGCTGCATTCCACCGGGTTTCAATCGGCGGTGGACGATTTGCGCGATCAGATCAGCGCGTTCGAGATCCGCCGCCTGCGGCTGGAGGCGGAGATGGAGGGCGACGCGGATTTTGACGTGCCGGATCAATGGGCGCGGCGCACGCCGGATATCGTCGCCTCGGAATCCGCGCTGCTGGCGGCGCGGCAGACTGATTTCCGCGCCTCCGTCGACGGCGCCAAGCAGGTGCTGGTACAGGCCACGCGCGAGCGTGATCTGATGGACAACCTGCTGGAGAACAAGATCGTCTCGCTGATCGAGGCCACGCGGGCGCGCAAGGCCTATGCGGATGCCAAGATCCGCTATGACGAGGTGGTGACCAAGACCGAGCTGGAGCGGGCGCAGGAGTATTCGGATGTTCTCAAGGAGTTGAGCACGCTGCGCCAGAACCTGCGCGCCTCGACCGACCAGCTGGAGCGTACGACGCTGAAAAGCCCGATGCGCGGGATCGTGAATAACCTTGCGGTGACGACCATCGGCGGCGTGGTGCGTCCGGGCGAGGAGATCTTGCAGATCATCCCGTTGGACGAGGAATTGTTCGTGGAAGCGCGGGTGCGCCCCGAGGATATCGCGGGCGTGCGGCGCGGGCAGGCGGCGACGGTGAAGCTGTCGGCCTATGACTACACGATCTACGGCACGCTCAAGGGCGAGGTCACATTGATCTCGGCCGATACGTTCAAGGACGAGCGCGCGCGCGATCCCGACGGTGATCCGCATTACAAGGTGACGCTGGCGGTGGATACCTCCGCTCTGACACCGCGTCAGGAATCGCTGGAGCTGCGCCCCGGCATGCAGGCGAGCGTGGAGCTGCACACCGGATCAAAGACGATTTTGCAGTACCTGCTGAAGCCGCTCTATAAATCCAAGGAAGCGTTCCGCGAGCCCTAG
- a CDS encoding Ig-like domain-containing protein — MKAIDFVVRADAGGLQRGTMPGDAQNQTIVAGAGQEISINARQTDFKSQVREGDQLVITLSDGRTITIDNFFNETGEPNRLFISSEGYLNEVSFVDNGQGNLYAQYGPTSEWGKWSPSDDLIFLGDPQVAGVPLNSDGEEVSMLGAALLGGTGLLSSGAAVAAGVGGAAVIAGAAGGGGGGGSDGPAEPFVNDADGSSLIGGDDAEEQLTVSGGGEPGDEVVVTVGDKQIETIVDDEGEFEVVFEGDTFPEDGEYEAVVVFTDPDGGQTTLDGPDFVIDTTAPEIVVTSGVESTGDFFNSVTYVDGITLTGTGEAGARVDVTLGEVTQTTTVTETGTWTVSWEPGTFESGEFTLSAVIVTTDSFNNSRSYTETVVVDTVTTVTVDTATVGGDGVINGAEHGAGVTFTGTAQAGSSVEVTVGSVTHTVTATTEGTWTATFTSTEITTGEYQGLVSVLATDVHQNTATASGSFDVDTFVRDFAITSATGGDDGVINAEEAGQPLVVTGTTEPGSTVVVQLGETSVNATVSATGSWTATFATGSITSGTYTTTMTATATDAAGNVDTASTSVTVDTEAGVLTIDADPVETDDIVNEVEASDGVVLTGTADAGASVVVNMNGVSTTVTATNAGTWEAFFAAGDVAPGVYTADITATTTDAFGNSRSATDSVEVDTRVDNLALDTDNAGDDIVSGAEQAAGFAVTGTTEVGTTALEVTVGNQTVNASVDAQGNWTANFGAGAVDAGTYNTGITVTATDRAGNVKTVTGSIDVDTEVVPFALTSNSAGADQVVNAAEAGAGIDLGGVVEAGSSVRVTFDGTAYDASVDAAGNWSLTVPAADVRSGSYAANITVEATDHVGNTAVIEDTLSIDTEAPDGPVIASFTRAGDGIRGISIETEMVNGAPTEDVQSVVQVNTDGTITDVAGQQGFNSFRGETEFAFNDNVPNGAQLIVNATDAAGNTSGTYLVLDDESATNAVDLSNLALGEYQIENLDLDFAEAASVVIDEASLLALSTESNTLTIHGSAEDQVQIVGGALTGTQDVDGQSYNVYSVGSEGTLLIDPEIPVTI; from the coding sequence ATGAAGGCGATTGATTTCGTCGTCCGCGCTGATGCGGGCGGTTTGCAGCGTGGCACGATGCCAGGTGATGCACAAAACCAGACAATTGTGGCCGGTGCCGGTCAGGAAATCTCCATCAACGCACGGCAGACCGACTTCAAAAGTCAGGTCCGCGAAGGGGATCAGCTGGTCATCACGTTGAGCGATGGGCGCACCATCACCATCGACAACTTCTTTAACGAGACCGGCGAGCCGAACCGGCTGTTCATTTCGTCCGAGGGCTATCTCAACGAGGTCAGCTTTGTCGATAATGGGCAGGGCAACCTGTACGCCCAGTACGGGCCAACGTCCGAATGGGGCAAATGGAGCCCGTCGGATGATCTGATTTTCCTCGGTGATCCGCAGGTTGCGGGTGTGCCGCTCAACAGCGATGGCGAAGAAGTGTCGATGCTGGGGGCGGCCCTGCTGGGGGGCACCGGTTTGCTGAGTTCTGGCGCCGCGGTTGCGGCCGGTGTCGGCGGCGCGGCGGTCATCGCCGGTGCGGCTGGCGGCGGCGGGGGCGGGGGCAGCGATGGCCCTGCGGAGCCGTTCGTGAATGACGCCGACGGCTCAAGCCTGATCGGCGGCGACGATGCCGAAGAGCAGCTGACCGTTTCTGGCGGTGGTGAGCCGGGCGACGAAGTTGTCGTGACCGTTGGTGACAAGCAGATCGAGACGATTGTCGATGACGAGGGCGAATTCGAAGTCGTGTTCGAGGGCGATACCTTCCCCGAGGATGGCGAATATGAGGCGGTGGTCGTGTTTACCGACCCCGACGGCGGGCAGACAACGCTCGACGGTCCGGATTTTGTGATCGACACGACCGCGCCCGAGATCGTCGTGACCTCCGGCGTGGAATCGACGGGCGATTTCTTCAACTCGGTCACCTATGTCGACGGCATCACGCTGACCGGGACCGGTGAGGCAGGCGCGCGTGTGGATGTGACGCTGGGCGAGGTGACGCAGACCACCACCGTGACCGAAACCGGCACGTGGACGGTCTCGTGGGAGCCGGGCACATTCGAGAGCGGTGAGTTCACCCTTTCGGCCGTGATCGTGACCACCGACAGCTTCAACAACAGCCGCTCATACACCGAGACCGTTGTGGTCGACACCGTGACAACCGTCACGGTCGATACCGCGACCGTCGGCGGCGACGGCGTCATCAACGGGGCCGAGCATGGCGCCGGGGTCACATTCACCGGCACGGCACAGGCCGGATCGTCGGTCGAGGTGACCGTGGGCAGCGTAACCCATACGGTGACCGCAACGACCGAAGGCACCTGGACGGCAACCTTTACCAGCACCGAGATCACCACCGGTGAATATCAGGGTCTGGTGTCGGTGCTCGCCACGGATGTGCACCAGAACACCGCGACCGCGTCGGGATCCTTTGACGTCGACACCTTCGTGCGTGATTTTGCCATCACCTCCGCCACCGGCGGCGACGATGGTGTCATCAATGCCGAGGAAGCGGGCCAGCCGCTGGTTGTGACCGGCACGACCGAACCTGGCTCGACCGTCGTGGTGCAGCTGGGGGAGACGAGCGTGAACGCAACCGTCTCTGCCACCGGCAGCTGGACGGCGACCTTTGCCACGGGCTCGATCACATCCGGCACCTACACCACAACCATGACCGCAACGGCCACCGATGCGGCGGGCAACGTGGATACGGCAAGCACCAGTGTCACCGTCGACACCGAAGCCGGCGTGTTGACGATCGACGCCGATCCGGTCGAGACGGACGATATCGTCAACGAGGTCGAAGCCTCGGACGGTGTGGTCCTGACCGGGACCGCGGATGCCGGAGCTAGCGTTGTCGTGAACATGAACGGCGTCAGCACCACAGTGACGGCGACAAATGCCGGCACCTGGGAGGCGTTCTTTGCCGCCGGGGACGTCGCACCGGGGGTTTATACCGCCGATATCACCGCCACCACGACAGACGCCTTTGGCAACAGCCGTTCGGCCACCGACAGTGTCGAGGTCGACACGCGCGTCGATAACCTTGCCCTCGATACCGACAACGCGGGCGATGACATCGTCAGCGGGGCGGAGCAGGCGGCGGGCTTTGCCGTGACGGGCACGACCGAAGTGGGCACGACCGCTCTTGAGGTGACAGTCGGCAACCAGACCGTGAACGCCAGCGTGGACGCACAGGGCAACTGGACCGCGAACTTTGGTGCGGGCGCCGTGGATGCGGGAACCTACAATACCGGCATCACCGTCACCGCGACAGACCGGGCGGGCAACGTCAAGACCGTGACCGGCAGCATCGACGTCGACACCGAGGTCGTCCCCTTTGCCCTAACCTCGAACTCGGCCGGGGCCGATCAGGTGGTCAACGCCGCCGAAGCGGGCGCGGGCATTGATCTGGGTGGCGTGGTCGAGGCGGGATCGAGCGTGCGTGTCACGTTTGACGGCACCGCCTACGACGCCAGCGTGGATGCGGCGGGCAACTGGTCGCTGACCGTGCCGGCGGCAGATGTGCGCAGCGGCTCTTACGCGGCCAACATCACCGTGGAGGCGACCGACCATGTCGGCAACACCGCCGTGATCGAGGACACGCTGTCGATCGATACCGAAGCGCCCGATGGCCCTGTCATCGCGTCCTTCACCCGCGCGGGCGACGGCATCCGCGGCATCTCGATCGAGACGGAGATGGTCAACGGTGCGCCGACCGAGGATGTGCAAAGCGTTGTGCAGGTCAACACCGACGGCACGATCACCGATGTTGCGGGTCAGCAGGGCTTCAACAGCTTCCGCGGCGAGACCGAGTTCGCGTTCAACGACAACGTGCCGAACGGCGCGCAGCTGATCGTGAATGCGACGGATGCGGCGGGCAACACGTCGGGCACGTATCTGGTGCTGGACGACGAATCCGCCACCAACGCGGTTGACCTGAGCAATCTGGCGCTGGGTGAATACCAGATCGAGAACCTCGATCTCGACTTTGCCGAAGCCGCAAGTGTTGTCATCGACGAGGCGAGCCTGCTGGCCCTGTCGACCGAGAGCAACACGCTGACCATCCACGGCTCTGCCGAGGACCAGGTGCAGATCGTGGGCGGTGCGCTGACCGGGACGCAGGACGTCGATGGCCAAAGCTACAACGTCTACAGCGTCGGCAGCGAAGGCACCTTGCTCATCGATCCGGAAATTCCCGTCACCATCTGA
- a CDS encoding ATP-binding cassette domain-containing protein, with protein MSKPFTLTIVNGGKGRLEAATPAPATPKPASHEERLRGRAGLLATYAHVLGRDVSQSDLTEALTRRLAPDATQQDEARAFATLLRRAGLNAEMSQVDGVEHAPFPALAFMTSGQVLLVMGRDGADVVIYDRTCPDNRATVPAADFVPFFAGLVLTAAMPIETVAEVHKTAEKPKHWFWGQFGRFRRQLGEVALGSFVANLLAVSVALFSLQVYDRVIPHQSEATLWVLAAGAGLALLLEGFIKVARAQLMDGAGRQIELGVLSLLMARVLGMRSDTRTQTPSDQFSAMREFSSVREFFTASTIGTIADIPFIFVFLALVASIAGNVVWVLVVGAILMVVPGFFLQRRMIRLTQETQGANAKSSRLLHEAIFELDTVKTQRGEERVQRLWSELTTLSAVKSSEQRKIASILTFWSQGIQQATYVGAVIMGTYLVFAGQFTVGSIIAVGILTSRTLAPLTQLAGTMARWGNVKSALDGLEHVAGAAQDAEEDRTYLRRDALEGRFELRDVTFRYDDESAPVLELSGLEILPGQRLAVLGANGSGKSSLLKILSGLYAPTTGRIAIDGTEMGQIAPRDLRRLVGYLGQDVRLFTGTLRENLNLTLLERDDARLMDALDFAGLGDFVRRHPKGLDLEILDAGAGLSIGQRQSIGWARMWLQDPKVCLLDEPTAALDQKLETALVARLETWMAGRTAVIATHRAPILALTTRTLVLADGRLRVDGPRDEVLAHLSAVKEGAA; from the coding sequence ATGAGCAAGCCCTTCACCCTCACAATCGTCAACGGCGGCAAGGGCCGACTGGAAGCCGCAACCCCGGCGCCCGCGACGCCAAAGCCCGCCTCTCACGAAGAGCGCCTGCGCGGTCGTGCGGGGCTGCTGGCGACCTACGCGCATGTGCTGGGGCGCGATGTCTCGCAATCCGATCTGACCGAGGCGCTGACGCGCCGACTGGCGCCCGACGCCACGCAACAGGACGAGGCGCGCGCCTTTGCCACGCTGCTGCGACGCGCGGGGCTGAACGCGGAAATGAGCCAGGTCGACGGGGTCGAGCACGCGCCGTTCCCGGCGCTGGCGTTCATGACGTCGGGCCAGGTTTTGCTGGTAATGGGGCGCGATGGCGCGGATGTGGTGATCTACGACCGCACGTGTCCAGACAATCGCGCGACCGTGCCTGCGGCTGATTTTGTGCCGTTCTTCGCCGGGCTGGTGCTGACGGCGGCCATGCCCATCGAAACCGTGGCCGAGGTGCACAAGACCGCCGAGAAGCCCAAACACTGGTTCTGGGGCCAGTTCGGCCGTTTCCGTCGGCAACTGGGCGAAGTCGCGTTGGGATCGTTCGTGGCGAACCTGCTGGCGGTGTCGGTGGCGCTGTTTTCCTTGCAGGTCTACGACCGCGTGATCCCGCACCAGTCGGAAGCGACATTGTGGGTGCTGGCCGCGGGCGCGGGGCTTGCGCTGCTGCTGGAAGGTTTCATCAAGGTGGCGCGGGCGCAGCTGATGGACGGGGCAGGCCGGCAGATCGAGCTGGGCGTGCTGAGCCTGCTAATGGCGCGCGTTCTGGGCATGCGCAGCGACACGCGCACGCAAACGCCGTCGGATCAATTCTCGGCGATGCGCGAATTCTCGTCGGTGCGCGAGTTCTTTACCGCTTCGACCATCGGCACGATTGCCGACATTCCGTTCATCTTTGTGTTTCTTGCCCTCGTTGCGTCGATTGCGGGCAATGTGGTGTGGGTGCTGGTTGTGGGCGCGATCCTGATGGTGGTGCCGGGGTTCTTCCTGCAACGCCGCATGATCCGCCTGACACAGGAGACGCAGGGCGCCAACGCCAAATCCTCGCGCCTGCTGCACGAGGCGATTTTCGAGCTGGATACCGTCAAGACGCAGCGCGGCGAAGAGCGCGTGCAGCGGCTGTGGTCCGAACTGACAACCTTGTCGGCTGTGAAATCGAGCGAGCAGCGCAAGATCGCGTCGATCCTCACTTTCTGGAGCCAGGGCATCCAGCAGGCGACCTATGTAGGCGCGGTCATCATGGGCACCTATCTGGTGTTCGCGGGGCAGTTCACCGTGGGCTCGATCATCGCCGTGGGCATCCTGACCTCGCGCACGCTGGCGCCGCTGACGCAGCTGGCGGGCACCATGGCGCGCTGGGGCAATGTGAAATCCGCGCTAGACGGGTTGGAGCATGTGGCCGGGGCCGCGCAGGACGCCGAAGAGGACCGCACCTATCTGCGCCGCGACGCGCTGGAGGGTCGGTTTGAACTGCGCGATGTGACGTTCCGCTACGACGATGAGAGCGCGCCGGTGCTGGAGCTGTCGGGGCTGGAGATCCTGCCCGGTCAGCGGCTGGCGGTGCTGGGGGCCAATGGCTCGGGCAAATCCTCGCTGCTGAAAATCCTCAGTGGCCTCTATGCGCCCACAACGGGGCGGATTGCGATTGACGGGACCGAGATGGGCCAGATTGCGCCGCGCGATCTGCGCCGGCTGGTGGGCTATCTGGGGCAGGACGTGCGGCTTTTTACCGGCACCCTGCGCGAGAACCTGAACCTGACGCTGCTGGAGCGTGATGACGCGCGGCTGATGGATGCGCTGGATTTTGCGGGTCTGGGCGATTTTGTGCGTCGGCACCCCAAGGGGCTGGACCTCGAGATCCTCGACGCGGGCGCCGGGCTGTCGATCGGGCAGCGCCAGTCGATCGGCTGGGCGCGGATGTGGTTGCAGGACCCCAAGGTGTGTCTGCTGGATGAGCCGACGGCGGCGCTGGATCAAAAGCTGGAAACCGCGCTGGTGGCGCGGCTGGAGACATGGATGGCGGGCCGCACGGCGGTGATCGCCACGCACCGCGCGCCCATTCTGGCGCTCACGACCCGGACGCTGGTGCTGGCCGATGGCCGCCTGCGCGTTGACGGGCCGCGCGACGAAGTCTTGGCGCATCTGAGCGCCGTGAAGGAAGGTGCCGCATGA
- a CDS encoding ABC transporter substrate-binding protein, with protein MNDQLKHMSTEVAKGLMTRREFVGRAAALGVTAAAANAMLTTGARADGHATPVRGGMLKIGSGGGESTNTQDPALTASSVPLNNLRAWGETLVEVSPEGEIDFRMAESVEASADAKQWVFKIRKGIPFSNGKDMTPDDVLKTMQRHSDEKSQSGALGIMKGIAEMKVDGDNFIVDLETANADLPYLMADYHLMIQPGGGMEDPGAAIGTGAYTLEIDEPGVRHAFKRRDDYWDSENRGYADEVEQLVLNDATARTAALQSGQVHAINRVDPKVAALLDRAPNLSVKSVAGRGHYVFIAHKDTAPFDNNDVMLALKYAINREEMVDKILRGYGSIGNDFPINASYPLFDDSIPQREHSIEKAKEHYAKSGHDGSPIVLRVADGAFPGAVDAAALFQQSAEAAGIPLEIKREPNDGYWSEVWNVQPFCASYWGGRPVQDQMYATAYLSSADWNDTRWKRPEFDAMLNEAKAELDDAKRKELYSQMGRMLREEGGVILPMFNDFVDGVAANLGGWIEDPNSEMMNNKVMIKGWVTDA; from the coding sequence ATGAACGATCAACTCAAACATATGAGCACCGAAGTCGCCAAAGGCCTGATGACCCGCCGCGAATTCGTTGGCCGCGCTGCCGCCCTTGGCGTGACAGCCGCTGCCGCCAATGCCATGCTGACAACCGGCGCGCGCGCCGACGGCCACGCCACCCCCGTGCGCGGCGGCATGCTGAAGATCGGCTCGGGCGGTGGCGAATCCACCAACACGCAAGACCCCGCGCTGACCGCGTCGTCCGTTCCGCTCAATAACCTGCGCGCCTGGGGTGAAACACTCGTCGAAGTCTCCCCCGAGGGTGAGATCGACTTCCGCATGGCCGAAAGCGTCGAAGCCTCCGCCGACGCGAAACAGTGGGTGTTCAAGATCCGCAAGGGCATCCCGTTTTCCAACGGCAAGGACATGACCCCCGACGACGTGCTGAAAACCATGCAGCGCCACTCCGACGAGAAAAGCCAATCCGGTGCCCTGGGCATCATGAAAGGCATCGCCGAGATGAAGGTCGACGGCGACAACTTTATCGTGGACCTGGAAACAGCCAACGCCGATCTGCCCTATCTGATGGCTGACTATCACCTGATGATCCAGCCCGGCGGCGGCATGGAAGACCCCGGTGCGGCCATCGGCACCGGCGCCTACACGCTTGAGATCGACGAGCCCGGCGTGCGCCACGCGTTCAAGCGTCGCGACGATTACTGGGACAGCGAAAACCGCGGCTACGCCGACGAGGTCGAGCAGCTTGTTCTCAACGATGCCACCGCCCGCACGGCAGCCCTGCAATCGGGTCAGGTGCACGCGATCAACCGCGTCGACCCCAAGGTTGCGGCCCTCTTGGACCGTGCGCCGAACCTGTCGGTCAAATCCGTCGCCGGTCGCGGCCACTATGTCTTTATCGCGCACAAGGACACCGCACCCTTCGACAACAACGACGTGATGCTGGCGCTGAAATATGCCATCAACCGCGAAGAGATGGTCGACAAGATCCTGCGCGGCTATGGCTCCATCGGCAACGATTTCCCGATCAACGCCTCCTACCCGCTGTTCGACGACAGCATCCCGCAGCGTGAGCACTCGATCGAGAAAGCCAAGGAGCATTACGCAAAATCCGGTCACGACGGCTCGCCCATCGTTTTGCGCGTCGCAGACGGTGCGTTCCCCGGTGCGGTCGATGCGGCGGCGCTGTTCCAGCAATCCGCCGAAGCGGCCGGCATCCCGCTGGAAATCAAGCGTGAGCCGAACGACGGCTACTGGTCCGAGGTCTGGAACGTACAGCCTTTCTGCGCGTCCTACTGGGGCGGTCGCCCCGTGCAGGATCAGATGTACGCCACGGCCTATCTGTCCTCCGCCGACTGGAACGACACCCGCTGGAAGCGTCCCGAATTCGACGCCATGCTCAACGAGGCCAAGGCCGAGCTCGACGACGCCAAGCGCAAGGAGCTGTATTCCCAGATGGGCCGCATGCTGCGCGAAGAGGGCGGCGTGATCCTGCCGATGTTCAACGATTTCGTCGACGGTGTTGCCGCCAACCTGGGTGGCTGGATCGAAGATCCCAACAGCGAGATGATGAACAACAAGGTCATGATCAAAGGCTGGGTGACGGACGCGTAA
- a CDS encoding TolC family protein, with amino-acid sequence MALALAGCLSDVGGQDRPEESVAMLATPDPTSTAKPTHSEKINAQSAIIQGLLARRSVLPASSPYASVATSVLAANSRSAESELRAAQLRARAASKNWLPSIGPQISLTSLGSVVANLVVEQVIYDNGRKKGEREFAVADVEVAATALAADTNERVATALDLYITAAQARETQALKQLNFKDISHFEWVMQQRVQGGVSDASDLNVLRQKLGEIGADRAAAAEAASTAIAELNAMSIQDLSGLRGAPQLPVSATAARPLSVTLSEAEKIRAIAAAEVDRASQLPGLTAGGTVGENSTFGLKLASETLLGLGTGDRLKAIEATKQAAGRAVAQATEDANRELRRLEGQIAAKERQAAEAAVLSAQAKRNLDLFQAQYDAGQRQVIDVVGVYETFARQQEAQITLKYDALRLRVEMAELLGVLANGSEI; translated from the coding sequence ATGGCGCTGGCCCTGGCGGGATGTTTGTCGGATGTCGGCGGACAGGACAGACCCGAGGAAAGCGTCGCCATGCTGGCCACGCCGGATCCGACGTCGACCGCAAAACCAACCCATTCCGAAAAGATCAACGCGCAGAGCGCGATCATCCAGGGGCTTCTGGCGCGCCGCTCAGTCCTGCCGGCGTCCAGCCCCTACGCGTCTGTCGCTACATCCGTTCTGGCCGCCAATTCGCGCAGCGCCGAAAGTGAGCTGCGCGCGGCCCAGCTGCGCGCCCGCGCGGCATCGAAAAACTGGCTGCCCAGCATCGGGCCGCAGATCAGCCTGACCTCGCTCGGCTCAGTGGTGGCCAATCTGGTGGTCGAGCAGGTGATTTACGACAACGGCCGCAAGAAGGGCGAGCGCGAATTCGCCGTGGCGGACGTCGAGGTGGCCGCGACGGCGCTGGCCGCCGATACCAACGAAAGGGTCGCCACGGCGCTCGATCTGTATATCACCGCCGCGCAGGCGCGTGAGACGCAAGCGCTCAAGCAGCTGAATTTCAAGGATATCTCACACTTCGAATGGGTGATGCAGCAGCGCGTGCAGGGCGGTGTCTCGGACGCGTCCGATCTGAACGTCTTGCGCCAGAAGCTGGGTGAGATCGGCGCCGACCGTGCCGCCGCCGCCGAAGCGGCCAGCACCGCGATTGCCGAGCTGAATGCCATGTCGATCCAGGATCTGAGCGGCCTGCGCGGCGCGCCGCAATTGCCCGTCAGCGCCACGGCGGCGCGACCGCTGAGCGTGACGCTGTCGGAAGCCGAAAAGATTCGCGCCATCGCCGCCGCCGAGGTGGACCGCGCGAGCCAGCTGCCCGGCCTGACGGCGGGCGGCACCGTGGGCGAGAATTCAACCTTCGGGCTCAAACTCGCGTCAGAGACCTTGCTGGGGTTGGGCACCGGGGACCGGCTGAAGGCCATCGAGGCCACCAAACAGGCCGCGGGCCGTGCCGTGGCGCAGGCCACCGAGGACGCCAACCGCGAGCTGCGCCGCCTTGAGGGGCAGATCGCTGCCAAGGAACGTCAGGCCGCCGAGGCCGCCGTGCTGAGCGCGCAGGCCAAGCGCAACCTCGATCTGTTTCAGGCGCAATACGACGCGGGCCAGCGTCAGGTGATCGACGTGGTCGGCGTCTACGAGACCTTTGCCCGCCAGCAGGAAGCACAGATTACCCTCAAATACGACGCCCTGCGCCTGCGCGTGGAGATGGCCGAACTGCTTGGCGTGCTGGCGAATGGATCCGAGATATGA